The Helianthus annuus cultivar XRQ/B chromosome 16, HanXRQr2.0-SUNRISE, whole genome shotgun sequence genome includes a window with the following:
- the LOC110944751 gene encoding uncharacterized protein LOC110944751 yields the protein MEKEDINVVPVWVKMHDVPLAAFTEDGLSLVASMIGTPKMLDTYTASMCAESWGRSSYARALIEVQAGADLKKSVTVAIPSMDGSGYSKVEVRIEYDWEPLRCSSCCVFGHEDNSCPKRPQVASSGETSKKIDDFQVVGAKKKKSTNQGLPMKNQKPKVVYRPVVNPKPISSLKKPVNNQVSTSNPFDALKDDDGGQGGSTVGRREKKEKKSSDRQDSDEEEVEEIMMYSRLGYGLS from the exons ATGGAAAAGGAGGATATTAATGTGGTTCCAGTGtgggtcaagatgcatgatgtgccgttagCGGCATTTACTGAGGATGGACTTAGCCTGGTTGCTTCTATGATTGGGACACCTAAGATGTTGGATACGTATACTGCCTCGATGTGTGCTGAATCTTGGGGAAGGAGTAGCTATGCTAGAGCGCTTATTGAAGTGCAAGCGGGGGCTGATTTAAAAAAGAGTGTTACGGTTGCTATCCCATCTATGGATGGTAGTGGGTATTCAAAGGTGGAGGTGAGAAtagaatatgattgggagcctttaaggTGCTCCTCTTGTTGTGTGTTTGGTCATGAGGATAACTCGTGTCCAAAGAGGCCTCAGGTCGCTTCGAGTGGGGAGactagtaagaaaattgatgattttcaggttgtgggtGCAAAGAAGAAGAAATCTACTAATCAAGGTCTGCCCATGAAGAATCAGAAGCCTAAGGTAGTGTACAGACCAGTTGTAAACCCTAAACCAATCTCGTCCTTGAAGAAGCCGGTGAACAATCAGGTATCAACGTCCAACCCCTTTGATGCTCTtaaggatgatgatggtggtcaGGGAGGTAGTACTGTGGGTCGTAgagagaagaaggagaaaaagTCGAGTGACAGGCAGGATTCGGATGAAGAGGAGGTCGAAGAA atcatgatgtatagtagactaggttacgGGTTGTCATAG